The Chryseobacterium glaciei DNA window AATCCAATTTTCTCAACAAGTGAATTGGCAGGTAATGGAGTACATCCGTCTAATACTGAAGATAATTGTACATTCCCTGTAACTCCGGTAGCCGTTAAAGCCTGTCCAAATTGAGCTGTTCCAGTACCAGGTGTACGAGGAATTGCAGCACTTGGTGCATTATAAAAGAATAATCTGTTTACCGTAGACCACAAATACATTTGCATTCTAGGATTAAAACTATCCTGTGGAGAAGAGAAATTAGCATTGTTCAATCCACCTCCGTCTTGCGCTTCTGCATATACAGAATCATCATCTAAACCTCCTTTTCCAAAATTATTCTGCTGAAAATTTCTTGCAGATTCTGTAAATCCAAACTGATAGAAAACATCATGGATTCTATTATTCAAATAAAATAAATTGGTGATCGCAGCATTTCTATTCGATACAGGAGTTCCATTAATGCTAAAAGGAAAATTAAAACTTCTTGATACTCCTCCATCCGCAGGAGTTCCAGGCAAATAGTTTGGAGCTGTTAAAGCAGTTCCTGCAACATCTTCGTAAGCAAAAACATTATTTCCTCTGGTTGTCGTATAATGAGTTGTACCATCAGAATGCCAGCCTTCAGGAGAGGCATTAAGCATCCAAGGGTTTGAAATAACCGATCTAGACCCAAAAGTAGGAGATTCAATAGGTAATGGAAATACATTATAAGATGCATTATCCGGAAGGAAAAAAGCAGAATTTTGTTGAGATTGATCTTCAGAACTTATCAACTGATTCTCATTATTTGCAAAATGCTCATGTGAAGAATCTTGAGCATAAGCCTCATGCGTAAAATTACATGATAATGTTAAATTATTTTTCTCAATGATATTTCCTGTGTTTGCATCAACCAGAATATTCCAATAATTTGCAGATTTAGGCTCTGCAAAACTATATTCATATGCTAAACGTAGATTTTCGTTCCCATCGTTAGCATACACCAGTCTTTGGCTTGCTGATGCAACCTTGTTTCCACTTTTTTCAGACTGATTATGAATAATTAAATTATTAATTTCCTGATTCTGAAGATCGTCAGCTATTTTCTGAAGTGCCGCAGTTTTACTTATTGCCGCAGTATTAGGTGTAGAAACAGAATAATTCTTTACAAAATTATCTGTATAATACACTATTTTATTGTCTTTAATTAATACTGTCCCGACAGAACTATATACCGGTAATCCGTTATAAGTTTGTTGAAATTTAACAACATTTCCATTTAAGGATCTGGAATTATCAACATTATCAATAATGAAATTCGTAAGGTCTGACTTTTTATAATCTCTGATTTTGTTTTGAGAAATATAATCTTTAATCAACTTTTCGTTATCTTGTCCAAATAAAGTAGAAGGAAGTACTGCGAATGCAGCAAATAAAAGAGGTAGAGTTATCTTTTTCATATACACTAATAAAGGCGCTAATTTACAAATAATTCACAATCAGAAAACATTTAATTTATTTTTTTTATAAAATAATCAGAAAACGATTAATTATTTTAAATCAAACCATTATTAACAACCTATCAACAGCTTCATTCAACAAAAAAAGACCACCAAAAGGCAGTCTTTTTTCAAATTATTAATTATAATTATTTTTTGATCAATTTTCCAGAATATGTTTCATTTTTATCTGAAGTTACTCTTACAATATAAATTCCCTGATTTTGAGAATGTATATCAACTTCAATTTCTTTTTGATCTTTAAATGATTTTTTATAAACCGTATTACCGCTCACATCCGTAACCGTTAATGATCCTGTTGTGATATTTTCATCCAATACTACTTTAAATGCACCTGCTGTCGGGTTTGGAGTAAGTTTAAATCCTGCTTTTTTCTCAAGAGATTGCGGAGCTATTCTCAACGGGCAGTCCATATTCATATCAACATCAAACCATGGATAGTTGTTCCAGCTGTATGTTTCGTATGTGTTTCCCTGATAAGTATAGATCAGAGTAAGTTTAAATTTATAATTCGCCAATCCAAAGGGAACACTATTAAAATCTGGAGCTTGAAGTCCATAATTAAAATGAGTTCCAATCCATGTCGGATTAAAATCTACAGGATAAGATGCTCCGGTATCGATATCAGTTATTGATAATTTAAGCGCATCGAAAGTTGCTCCTGCCGGCAATATATAATCTCCATTAATGTATTGTGCACCATTTCTGCACATACCTGGCTCATATTCAAACTTCACATTTCCCCATCCTGAAGAATTACAGATATTGCTGGCAAGATTACTCCAATAATGACTTTCTTCGCTATATAATCCAAAACCGTTTGTTCTATTATAGTAAAGCCTTGGCAATATACCAGCATCAGGATCTGCAGGATAATTTTCAATTAAACCTGAATATGCCCCACCCGGACTTGCAATAGCAGCCGCCGCTCTTTGTGCTGCTTGAGTTGTTGCGTTTGAAACCATAGTTAGATGTACAAAAGCGAATTTCGCTCCTTTGTTTACTTTAAAATCTATTACATTTTTAAAAGCATCATTAGTATTTAATCCCGGATTAGTATAATTTACTAAATAAGAACCGTTGATTATTGCTCCCACATTTCTGTTTGCATCGGTAAATGTAACAATGTATAAAGGGTTTGAACTCACACCTAATGTAGTTTGCGGACTTATAATATTCGCATTGGGAATACCATCCAGTGCGTTTCCTACCAATCCTAACGCTTCATGAAAGTGATCCCCATAATAAAGTCTTCTTGTAATATTCTGCGCGACAGAATGGTCGTTGGTAAAATCATTTTCGATATAAATTCTCGGAGCAAAACTTGTATTCGGAGCATTATATTTTCCGGCACCGTAATGAACGACAGCAACCCTGTTTTTGGGATTGCATGACAAAAGCTGCTCAACCAATTTACTGGCTCCTAGTTTCATCTCTGCAAAAGTTTGATCATTAATGGAAAAACCATTATCAAGCATAATAACGTAATCTCCTCCGCCAACCTGAGCGCGTAGTGTTCCCAAAGACATCACTAATGTAAGAAGGAATAGTAAAAATGTTTTTTTCATAGTTAAAGTTTTGTTATTTAATTTTGCTTAAAAATAATATTTTTTTCTATACATAGTGAAATATTGTGAAAATAATTTATTATCAATGTAAAATCTCAAAATAACTAACAAAAAAAAGCCACTCAAAAAGAGTGGCTTAATATTATAAAATGAATTAAGGATTATTTACCTTCTTCCATTTTTCTTTTCAATTCTGCTAATGCATCGATATCACCAAGAGTTGATCTTTCTTCGTTATTTGAAGAAGACGATGTATTGTTAGATCTGTTGTTGTTAGAGTTATCTCTTACGTTTTTCTTCTCTTCGTCTCTGAAGATACCTGTGTGAGAA harbors:
- a CDS encoding T9SS-dependent M36 family metallopeptidase, encoding MKKITLPLLFAAFAVLPSTLFGQDNEKLIKDYISQNKIRDYKKSDLTNFIIDNVDNSRSLNGNVVKFQQTYNGLPVYSSVGTVLIKDNKIVYYTDNFVKNYSVSTPNTAAISKTAALQKIADDLQNQEINNLIIHNQSEKSGNKVASASQRLVYANDGNENLRLAYEYSFAEPKSANYWNILVDANTGNIIEKNNLTLSCNFTHEAYAQDSSHEHFANNENQLISSEDQSQQNSAFFLPDNASYNVFPLPIESPTFGSRSVISNPWMLNASPEGWHSDGTTHYTTTRGNNVFAYEDVAGTALTAPNYLPGTPADGGVSRSFNFPFSINGTPVSNRNAAITNLFYLNNRIHDVFYQFGFTESARNFQQNNFGKGGLDDDSVYAEAQDGGGLNNANFSSPQDSFNPRMQMYLWSTVNRLFFYNAPSAAIPRTPGTGTAQFGQALTATGVTGNVQLSSVLDGCTPLPANSLVEKIGLVERGTCSFVVKTKNLQDAGALAAIIYNNTANGSTIGNMSGVDATVTIPSVLITNAEGEYIKTQLASGAVNVTLKNDPATSVTPDGSFDNGIVTHEYGHGISNRLTGAGFGCLNSSADKEQMGEGWSDFFALMLTNKAGDNATVARGMGTYVQGQDITGGGIRPAKYSPNFAINDFTYTDTNGMEYNNGSAIVPDVHSIGFVWATMLWDLHWKYVEKYGYSSDVTANTTNGSSRVLQLVTDALKLQACNPTFIDGRNAILAAELATTGGADKCMIWNVFAKRGLGVNASAGSLTNINDQVQDLTVPAECNVLATNEVKVIKNTISIYPNPAKNEFFINFPSNTLGKVSVEIYDMSGKLVSSEDKISPDAKKAISTDKLVNGVYMVKIKGLGFDASSKVIVKK
- a CDS encoding T9SS type A sorting domain-containing protein, yielding MKKTFLLFLLTLVMSLGTLRAQVGGGDYVIMLDNGFSINDQTFAEMKLGASKLVEQLLSCNPKNRVAVVHYGAGKYNAPNTSFAPRIYIENDFTNDHSVAQNITRRLYYGDHFHEALGLVGNALDGIPNANIISPQTTLGVSSNPLYIVTFTDANRNVGAIINGSYLVNYTNPGLNTNDAFKNVIDFKVNKGAKFAFVHLTMVSNATTQAAQRAAAAIASPGGAYSGLIENYPADPDAGILPRLYYNRTNGFGLYSEESHYWSNLASNICNSSGWGNVKFEYEPGMCRNGAQYINGDYILPAGATFDALKLSITDIDTGASYPVDFNPTWIGTHFNYGLQAPDFNSVPFGLANYKFKLTLIYTYQGNTYETYSWNNYPWFDVDMNMDCPLRIAPQSLEKKAGFKLTPNPTAGAFKVVLDENITTGSLTVTDVSGNTVYKKSFKDQKEIEVDIHSQNQGIYIVRVTSDKNETYSGKLIKK